Proteins encoded by one window of Acidipropionibacterium virtanenii:
- the map gene encoding type I methionyl aminopeptidase produces the protein MKEAGRIACGAMHEAGKAVAPGVTTDQLDRIAHEYMCDHGAYPSTLDYRDYPKSICTSVNEVICHGIPDARPLEDGDIVKIDVTAYKNGVHGDNCYTFGCGDVDQASRDLVAHTQESMNRAIKAVKPGRSISIIGRIIENYAKRFGYGVVHDYTGHGVHTAFHSGLIVFHYDEPRYDVTMEEGMTLTIEPMLTLGDYHSHQWDDGWTVVTNDRSRCAQFEQSMVIRSDGAEILTTLD, from the coding sequence ATGAAGGAGGCGGGACGGATCGCCTGCGGGGCGATGCACGAGGCCGGCAAGGCCGTGGCCCCCGGCGTCACCACCGACCAGCTCGACCGGATCGCCCACGAGTACATGTGCGATCACGGCGCCTACCCGTCGACCCTGGACTACCGGGACTACCCCAAGTCCATCTGCACCTCTGTCAACGAGGTGATCTGCCACGGCATCCCCGACGCCCGCCCCCTGGAGGACGGCGACATCGTCAAGATCGACGTCACCGCCTACAAGAACGGCGTCCACGGCGACAACTGCTACACCTTCGGGTGCGGCGACGTCGACCAGGCCTCGCGAGATCTGGTCGCCCACACCCAGGAGTCCATGAACCGGGCCATCAAGGCCGTGAAGCCCGGACGCTCCATCTCCATCATCGGGCGGATCATCGAGAACTACGCCAAGCGGTTCGGCTACGGGGTGGTCCACGACTACACCGGCCACGGCGTCCACACCGCCTTCCACTCCGGCCTGATCGTCTTCCACTACGACGAGCCCCGTTACGACGTCACGATGGAGGAGGGGATGACGCTGACCATCGAGCCGATGCTCACCCTGGGCGACTACCACTCCCACCAGTGGGACGACGGCTGGACCGTCGTCACCAACGATCGCTCGCGGTGCGCCCAGTTCGAGCAGTCCATGGTGATCCGCTCCGACGGCGCCGAGATCCTCACGACCCTGGACTGA
- a CDS encoding zinc ribbon domain-containing protein: MKAAPQEQWRLLDVAETDRLLAQAKHRRASLPELAELKDLAVQRRDLAEEVVRLATEASDVAEEEARIEHDLEPARARLARNEATVEAGTISDHKALKSLTEEIDHLRGRISDLEDAQLEVMQRREDADKAHAEADRHRLELDDHIRTVLASRDAGLAEADRTIARLTEQRRAQAAGVPADLLKLYDMLREKTGIGAGRLMRGVCEACGLTVNAAQMRQIVVAAEDEVLRCEECDRILVRTPESGL, translated from the coding sequence GTGGCGACTGCTCGATGTCGCCGAGACCGACCGGCTGCTCGCCCAGGCGAAGCATCGGCGGGCCAGTCTGCCCGAACTCGCCGAACTGAAGGATCTCGCCGTCCAGCGCCGCGACCTCGCCGAGGAGGTCGTCAGGCTCGCCACCGAGGCCTCCGATGTCGCCGAGGAGGAGGCCCGGATCGAGCACGACCTGGAGCCGGCCCGGGCGCGTCTGGCGCGTAACGAGGCCACCGTCGAGGCCGGGACGATCTCCGACCACAAGGCCCTCAAGAGCCTCACCGAGGAGATCGACCACCTCAGGGGCCGCATCTCCGACCTGGAGGACGCCCAGCTCGAGGTGATGCAGAGGCGCGAGGATGCCGACAAGGCCCACGCCGAGGCCGACCGGCACCGTCTCGAGCTCGACGACCACATCCGTACCGTGCTGGCCTCCCGCGACGCCGGGTTGGCCGAGGCCGACCGCACCATCGCCCGGCTCACCGAGCAGCGCCGCGCCCAGGCCGCCGGGGTGCCGGCCGACCTGCTGAAGCTCTACGACATGCTGCGCGAGAAGACCGGCATCGGTGCCGGCAGGCTCATGCGCGGGGTGTGCGAGGCCTGCGGACTCACCGTGAACGCCGCTCAGATGCGCCAGATCGTGGTCGCGGCCGAGGATGAGGTGCTGCGGTGCGAGGAGTGCGACCGGATCCTGGTGCGCACGCCCGAATCCGGGCTGTAG
- a CDS encoding response regulator transcription factor produces MTDPITIAIVDDDPIVRRSLWAMLHATPGIRPIASFDDGTPAIAYSLEHHVDVYLVDVNMTASDGYTTTTQLRSTSSTSKVIILTSITAPMIEDTAKSIGAAAFLRKTASPSTITSTIRAVHEGTFDADTLRTQPVTLPKAPELTEREMEVLDGLRQGLSNQEIADNLFISNSAVKKHITSLLVKLEARSRLEIVITAVELGMVSLNRLNSDRLFDTTEY; encoded by the coding sequence ATGACTGACCCCATCACCATCGCCATCGTCGACGACGATCCGATCGTCCGGCGTTCACTCTGGGCGATGCTCCACGCAACCCCTGGAATCCGGCCGATCGCATCTTTCGACGACGGCACGCCGGCGATCGCCTACAGTTTGGAACATCACGTCGACGTCTACCTCGTCGACGTGAATATGACTGCGTCAGACGGATACACGACAACAACGCAACTCCGCAGCACATCTTCCACGTCGAAGGTGATCATCCTCACCAGCATCACTGCGCCCATGATCGAGGACACTGCCAAGAGTATTGGCGCCGCAGCATTCCTCCGGAAGACCGCCAGCCCGTCCACCATCACTTCAACCATCCGCGCTGTGCATGAGGGGACATTCGATGCCGATACGCTTCGCACACAGCCAGTCACCCTTCCAAAAGCACCGGAACTGACCGAACGCGAGATGGAGGTCCTTGACGGCCTCCGCCAAGGGCTTTCGAATCAAGAGATCGCAGACAATCTGTTCATCAGCAACTCAGCGGTCAAAAAGCACATTACTTCACTTCTCGTCAAGCTTGAAGCCCGGTCGCGTCTCGAAATCGTGATTACAGCGGTAGAACTGGGGATGGTCAGTCTTAATAGACTTAATTCCGATCGGCTTTTTGACACCACGGAATACTAG
- a CDS encoding sensor histidine kinase — MHNNRERHRWPRSFEDIVTMVVGAISALFVVTYLANPPRDGESVPGFILELAMCAAAGFTGSWLVQAGTLTMTLQASLLLFPDLDSSFAYLSALLPIASASTLGRWRAGVVFSSMFMVSSAVSETQGGPPPILTQVILSTCGWLSIVGLVWATAFGVHQLNAWLNRKYATALDDQRRTIARQLHDTAAQSLGRISLISESTGAAENLNPTIRDALHEIGILARTASEDLDAMLEALRHSNTSLDTAFEEAISLEEAFLSGAANLKHEGFTPLVLNALGQMTIPPAYHDCLVAGIREVSRNIAKHGAPGTCTLHLSIDERRDNVTFTATNRIAEHRRAPATGGHGLIGVKERATILHGTFTSERSSHDQEIWLTSLTLPLRGRTHD; from the coding sequence GTGCACAACAACCGGGAGCGCCACCGTTGGCCTCGCTCCTTCGAAGACATCGTCACGATGGTGGTGGGCGCCATCTCGGCACTCTTCGTCGTCACATATCTGGCGAATCCGCCTCGAGACGGCGAGAGCGTGCCCGGCTTCATCCTCGAACTCGCGATGTGCGCAGCTGCCGGGTTCACGGGTAGTTGGCTCGTTCAAGCCGGCACCCTGACCATGACACTCCAGGCGTCACTCCTGCTCTTTCCCGATCTCGACTCTTCGTTCGCCTACCTCTCCGCGCTCCTGCCCATCGCCAGCGCCAGCACCCTGGGACGGTGGCGCGCCGGGGTCGTGTTCTCGTCAATGTTCATGGTCTCCAGCGCAGTTTCAGAAACCCAGGGCGGCCCCCCACCGATACTGACGCAGGTCATTCTCTCCACCTGCGGTTGGCTCTCCATTGTCGGACTCGTGTGGGCCACGGCCTTCGGGGTCCACCAGCTCAACGCATGGCTCAATAGGAAATACGCAACCGCGCTCGACGATCAGCGCCGGACTATCGCCCGTCAGCTGCACGACACAGCTGCACAGTCGCTGGGCCGCATCTCGCTCATCTCCGAATCAACTGGAGCGGCTGAGAACCTGAACCCCACCATCCGGGACGCGCTCCACGAAATCGGAATCCTCGCCCGTACTGCCTCGGAAGACCTTGATGCCATGCTCGAAGCCCTCCGGCACAGCAACACATCCCTCGATACCGCGTTCGAGGAGGCCATCAGCCTCGAGGAAGCCTTTCTGAGTGGCGCTGCGAACCTCAAGCATGAGGGATTCACCCCCCTGGTCCTGAACGCCCTCGGGCAGATGACAATTCCCCCAGCGTACCACGACTGTCTGGTGGCGGGAATCAGAGAAGTGTCGCGCAACATCGCCAAGCATGGAGCACCCGGTACCTGCACCCTGCACCTGTCTATCGATGAGCGCCGTGACAACGTTACCTTCACGGCCACGAACCGGATCGCCGAACACCGCAGAGCTCCGGCCACCGGAGGCCACGGACTCATTGGGGTCAAGGAACGCGCCACGATCCTTCACGGTACCTTCACCAGTGAGCGGAGCTCCCATGACCAGGAGATCTGGCTGACGTCACTGACGCTTCCGCTGAGAGGAAGAACTCATGACTGA
- a CDS encoding magnesium and cobalt transport protein CorA, with product MTEHLNGKDRSRRLMERIGRRDRVPESAPAPQPSVNTTTIDGDQIQTSHAPGPDMCQNEVDEALAFAERDSQRLAVIEYDHPTPDQILHLASTWELHPLLVEDLLKAGQRPKLERYREVLFVVTRMATYLDEQEDVEVTEFHVLARHNAVVVIRQGRTREPIESFGEITHSPKLLRFGSEGILYSFLDLVVDGYMRVLRGVEVDREQIERQVFDGDPSVTERIYRLNREIIDLQQAAGPLREVLSDLHGGFSKYRTQEELQTYLQDVDDHLARVITRIDDLRSGMNQILDVNSILVTQQQNEDMKKISGWAAVVVGPTLIGSIYGMNFDVMPELHWRLGYAYALVLMVVVAAVIWLFFKRKKWM from the coding sequence ATGACCGAGCACCTGAACGGCAAGGACCGATCCCGTCGGCTCATGGAACGGATCGGCCGGCGCGACCGGGTACCGGAGAGCGCACCGGCACCGCAACCCTCGGTCAACACCACCACGATCGACGGCGACCAGATCCAGACCTCGCACGCCCCCGGGCCCGACATGTGCCAGAACGAGGTGGACGAGGCGCTGGCTTTCGCCGAACGGGACTCGCAGCGTCTGGCCGTCATCGAGTACGACCACCCCACCCCCGACCAGATTCTCCACCTGGCCAGCACCTGGGAACTCCATCCGCTGCTCGTCGAGGACCTCCTCAAGGCCGGGCAGCGCCCCAAGCTGGAGAGATACCGGGAGGTCCTCTTCGTGGTGACCCGGATGGCCACCTACCTCGACGAGCAGGAGGACGTCGAGGTGACCGAGTTCCACGTGCTGGCCCGGCACAATGCGGTCGTCGTCATCCGTCAGGGGCGCACCAGGGAGCCGATCGAGTCGTTCGGCGAGATCACCCACTCCCCCAAACTGCTGCGGTTCGGCTCCGAAGGCATCCTGTACTCCTTCCTCGACCTGGTGGTCGACGGCTACATGCGGGTGCTGCGAGGCGTCGAGGTGGACCGTGAGCAGATCGAACGCCAGGTCTTCGACGGCGACCCGAGCGTCACCGAGCGCATCTACCGCCTCAACCGGGAGATCATCGACCTCCAGCAGGCCGCCGGGCCGCTGCGCGAGGTCCTCTCCGATCTCCACGGGGGATTCAGCAAGTACCGGACCCAGGAGGAGTTGCAGACCTATCTTCAGGACGTCGACGACCACCTGGCACGGGTCATCACCCGGATCGACGACCTGCGGTCCGGGATGAACCAGATCCTCGACGTCAACTCGATCCTGGTGACCCAGCAGCAGAACGAGGACATGAAGAAGATCTCCGGGTGGGCCGCGGTGGTGGTCGGTCCCACCCTCATCGGCTCCATCTACGGCATGAATTTCGACGTCATGCCCGAACTCCACTGGCGGCTCGGCTACGCCTACGCGCTGGTGCTGATGGTCGTCGTCGCCGCGGTGATCTGGCTGTTCTTCAAACGCAAGAAGTGGATGTGA
- a CDS encoding ABC transporter permease — MRWRRRGTDGGDDIPALPHSTMRAADLFGEALAGITQRPGRSMMTAFGTVLGVAVLVCVLGLTSSAAAQIGSRFDPLTANEVSLADPGDGVAVASYTFRPDAEERVRSIAGVEQAGIGWPMTGVKGQVSLLPPPARTQADSKLPYMAASPGLLAEAGVTLASGALYNDWHERTDQPVAVLGPGAARQLSITRVSPGQTIWLDGRRFYLLGVLADTVRHAELLNAVIIPAGTARAQFGDPTGSGSFTMWAQVRSGAANVVASQLADAVNPDHADDYKVTKPPDVSSLKDQVNTDMEGLFLLLAAVSLVIGMVGIANTTFVSVIERTPEIGLRRALGARSRHILAQFLIEAVTLGTLGGLIGASLGVVIVVATCWAKQWTAVLDWRLAVLGPVAGLLVGGLAGLYPARRASRIEPVDALRQS; from the coding sequence ATGAGGTGGCGTAGACGGGGGACCGACGGGGGAGACGACATCCCGGCGCTGCCGCACTCGACGATGCGGGCCGCCGACCTGTTCGGCGAGGCTCTGGCCGGTATCACGCAGCGTCCCGGCAGATCGATGATGACCGCTTTCGGCACCGTGCTCGGCGTCGCGGTGCTGGTCTGCGTCCTCGGCCTCACCAGCTCTGCGGCGGCCCAGATCGGCAGCCGGTTCGACCCGTTGACCGCCAACGAGGTCTCCCTGGCCGATCCCGGAGACGGAGTGGCGGTGGCCTCATATACCTTCCGGCCCGACGCCGAGGAGCGGGTGCGATCGATCGCGGGCGTCGAGCAGGCGGGGATCGGATGGCCCATGACCGGTGTCAAGGGCCAGGTGTCGCTGCTGCCCCCTCCCGCGCGGACCCAGGCCGATTCGAAACTGCCCTACATGGCGGCATCCCCGGGGCTGCTCGCGGAGGCCGGCGTCACGCTGGCATCCGGTGCCCTGTACAACGACTGGCATGAGCGCACCGACCAGCCGGTCGCGGTGCTCGGCCCCGGGGCCGCCCGGCAGCTGTCGATCACCCGTGTCTCGCCCGGCCAGACCATCTGGCTCGACGGCCGGCGGTTCTATCTGCTCGGGGTGCTCGCCGACACCGTCCGCCACGCCGAACTCCTCAACGCCGTCATCATCCCCGCCGGCACCGCCCGTGCCCAGTTCGGCGATCCGACCGGATCCGGATCCTTCACGATGTGGGCCCAGGTGCGCTCCGGGGCGGCGAATGTGGTGGCCTCTCAGCTGGCCGACGCCGTCAACCCCGATCACGCGGACGACTACAAGGTGACGAAGCCGCCCGACGTCTCCTCCCTGAAGGATCAGGTGAACACCGACATGGAGGGGCTGTTCCTCCTGCTGGCCGCCGTGTCCCTGGTCATCGGGATGGTGGGGATCGCCAACACCACCTTCGTCTCGGTGATCGAGCGAACCCCCGAGATCGGACTGCGACGGGCACTGGGAGCCCGGTCGCGCCACATCCTGGCCCAGTTCCTCATCGAGGCCGTGACGCTGGGCACCCTTGGCGGGCTGATCGGGGCCAGCCTGGGCGTCGTCATCGTCGTGGCGACCTGCTGGGCCAAGCAGTGGACCGCCGTGCTGGATTGGCGGCTGGCCGTCCTCGGCCCGGTCGCCGGTCTGCTGGTCGGCGGTCTGGCCGGGCTGTATCCGGCCCGGCGGGCATCGCGGATCGAACCGGTCGATGCGCTGAGACAGAGCTGA
- a CDS encoding IS630 family transposase, with the protein MREDDGRKLDHKTLEALRVRAVGQVEKGARVEDVAAALGLNRSSVFKWVAAYHAGGKKALRARPVPGRPPKLSGVQTEEIYQIVAGTNPDQHQLDFGLWTRDLVRQIIATRFGVELSLPSVGRLLHKLGMSPQRPLHRAWQSDPQAVAEWREQVYPPIAAEAKKKGAVIFFGDEASVRSDYHSGTTWGVIGRTPVVKTTGARFSVNMISAVSAQGKLRFSIVDGTMNATRFLDFCRRLLRDEGRPVVLIVDGHAAHKAKKVRKWVDSTEGRFTLVHLPAYSPFLNPDEWVWKNVKADRVGRHAITGPDQFKALAVAGLRRLQRLPQIVRGFFADPDLAYINAAA; encoded by the coding sequence ATGCGCGAGGATGACGGGCGGAAGCTGGACCACAAGACCCTGGAGGCCCTGCGGGTGAGGGCTGTGGGCCAGGTCGAGAAGGGGGCCCGGGTCGAGGACGTCGCGGCGGCTCTGGGGCTGAACCGTTCGAGTGTGTTCAAGTGGGTGGCGGCATACCATGCGGGCGGGAAGAAGGCCCTGAGGGCACGTCCGGTGCCGGGCCGGCCTCCGAAACTGTCGGGTGTCCAGACCGAGGAGATCTACCAGATCGTCGCGGGGACGAACCCGGACCAGCATCAACTGGACTTCGGGTTGTGGACCCGTGACCTGGTCCGCCAGATCATCGCCACACGGTTCGGTGTTGAACTGTCGCTTCCGTCGGTGGGCCGCCTGCTCCACAAGCTGGGCATGTCCCCGCAACGGCCCCTGCACCGGGCCTGGCAGTCCGACCCGCAGGCGGTGGCCGAATGGCGCGAGCAGGTGTATCCGCCGATCGCCGCCGAGGCAAAGAAGAAGGGGGCGGTCATCTTCTTCGGTGACGAGGCCTCGGTCCGCTCCGACTACCACTCCGGCACCACCTGGGGGGTGATCGGACGCACCCCGGTCGTCAAGACCACCGGGGCCCGGTTCAGTGTGAATATGATCTCGGCGGTCTCGGCCCAGGGCAAGCTGCGGTTCTCCATCGTGGACGGCACCATGAATGCCACCCGGTTCCTGGACTTCTGCCGTCGGCTGCTGCGCGACGAGGGCAGGCCGGTGGTGCTGATCGTCGACGGACATGCCGCCCACAAGGCCAAGAAGGTCCGCAAGTGGGTGGACTCGACCGAGGGCCGGTTCACCCTGGTGCACCTGCCGGCCTACTCCCCGTTCCTCAACCCCGACGAATGGGTATGGAAAAACGTCAAGGCCGACCGGGTCGGCCGCCATGCCATCACCGGGCCCGACCAGTTCAAGGCCCTGGCGGTCGCCGGCCTGCGACGTCTCCAGCGCCTGCCACAGATCGTGAGGGGCTTCTTCGCCGACCCGGACCTCGCCTACATCAATGCCGCGGCCTGA
- a CDS encoding ABC transporter ATP-binding protein yields MSTPLDGPVLEFRAAGRTYAGPPEVTALRPCDLTIERGDLMTVCGPSGSGKSTWLNMAGLLDRPTSGTIVVNGVDTGPLTADQRTAIRGGWLGFVFQSFHLMAHRTVLDNVSLSGVYRAMPVAERRERAAEVARSVGLGARLDAEARNLSGGEMQRTAIARAMMNRPHLMLCDEPTGNLDSRNGAQVIELLDDLHARGTTVVIITHDPGIARHGARQILIQDGRVDEVA; encoded by the coding sequence ATGAGCACCCCGCTGGACGGGCCGGTGCTGGAGTTCCGGGCTGCCGGGCGGACGTATGCAGGGCCCCCGGAGGTCACCGCGCTGCGCCCCTGCGACCTGACGATCGAGCGCGGAGACCTCATGACCGTCTGCGGGCCCTCCGGTTCGGGCAAATCCACCTGGCTCAACATGGCCGGGTTGCTCGATCGCCCCACCAGCGGCACGATCGTCGTCAACGGCGTCGACACCGGACCATTGACCGCCGACCAGCGCACCGCGATCCGCGGCGGCTGGCTCGGCTTCGTCTTCCAGTCCTTCCATCTCATGGCGCACCGCACCGTCCTGGACAATGTGAGCCTGTCGGGGGTCTACCGGGCGATGCCCGTGGCAGAGCGCCGGGAGCGGGCGGCCGAGGTGGCGCGCAGCGTGGGCCTGGGCGCACGGCTGGACGCCGAGGCGCGGAACCTGTCGGGAGGGGAGATGCAGCGCACCGCCATCGCCCGGGCCATGATGAACCGGCCGCACCTCATGCTGTGCGACGAGCCGACGGGCAACCTGGACTCCCGTAACGGCGCCCAGGTGATCGAGCTGTTGGACGACCTGCATGCCAGGGGCACCACTGTCGTCATCATCACCCACGACCCGGGGATCGCCCGTCATGGCGCCCGCCAGATCCTGATTCAGGACGGGCGGGTCGATGAGGTGGCGTAG